A region of Pseudomonas marginalis DNA encodes the following proteins:
- a CDS encoding membrane-targeted effector domain-containing toxin, with product MNNVNNASVPIGMTTPHLFPTASWNTPNDNYILMNAKDRFTTSVAKDLNSGYMSPEVSQIADAVMWPGKKNSPQVQVKTFAVDGIQARDIIFIQRVPAVPDEPNIVLFVPEKEGRSLHSFTTTEEMNAWVKTQANEPKRLESFSQHFAGGESSEKKTRVIDTLIRFRNNDINAIVGPYANEGDNIFGRLDKGPTAPPTAVNGLTNIKEESSSPSGRLLYSGQRPDGETVLFTYDAYGNLLGQDKQHNFYFVKDGLNSHKPLVPITFGEFKYKVQNEAAENVGANDLRGFYEEFLKHLEHPSAGIADALQVFGVNKTTADTVERYLDNPFSALLVDLNTNNQLGKVFGLDKSTLDAELKNVGDFAQGFIPAYGQARMLSSLLAKALRNEALSVQETRDLADGLALKPNSPARKNLPESKPSLKSNSPTSATPATQPIKEPVSAVPGPGPTADEVNRLRPSQWLDISNHAVVEGEQLISGAHANVKGMYQVKGRDGADRWFIRLTDAEDISRIYEIDGRFKLSDGYARIIDPETRKPVMTVHSTQDGAWEPINGPGGIRWPWWSRGSAEQSFDPAAYDYPAQGEASTSRTNEKIDKRMKQDADTFHKKAKTKERPAHSDIPGNASMSEVVNTVYQKSLGMIIGEDHSQSAGLRLLIDNAAEFERNNVSTLYSEGFEHSLQPDLDRFFETGEFSAALRSNLRLIDRAHSTHGAYTNRELLLTMRAHGVRVKAIDVPSVEPKSTRLKNMNYYATKLIEHDQAANPQSKWVARVGSDHVFTYDGEPAIRGISQLTGATGVSVDDAIPGKGPSLIQSRDKTELYIDL from the coding sequence ATGAACAACGTGAATAATGCCAGCGTCCCCATCGGGATGACGACCCCCCACCTATTCCCGACTGCCTCCTGGAACACACCCAACGACAACTACATCCTGATGAACGCCAAGGATCGGTTCACGACAAGCGTCGCAAAGGATCTGAACAGCGGATACATGAGTCCAGAGGTCAGCCAAATAGCCGATGCCGTGATGTGGCCGGGTAAAAAAAACAGCCCTCAAGTGCAAGTCAAGACCTTTGCCGTGGATGGCATCCAAGCCAGGGACATCATATTTATTCAGCGTGTTCCGGCTGTGCCTGACGAGCCGAATATCGTGCTATTTGTTCCAGAAAAGGAAGGTCGTTCACTTCACTCATTCACAACCACCGAAGAAATGAACGCATGGGTGAAAACCCAGGCCAACGAGCCCAAGCGACTGGAGTCCTTCAGCCAGCATTTTGCGGGCGGTGAGTCATCCGAAAAAAAAACACGGGTTATCGATACACTGATTCGGTTCAGAAACAATGATATCAACGCCATCGTCGGCCCCTATGCCAATGAAGGCGACAATATCTTCGGGCGTCTGGATAAAGGCCCCACTGCGCCGCCCACTGCGGTCAATGGCTTGACGAATATTAAAGAGGAAAGCTCTTCACCGAGCGGACGACTGCTTTATTCCGGGCAGCGACCCGACGGAGAAACAGTCTTGTTTACCTATGACGCCTACGGAAACCTTCTGGGCCAAGACAAACAGCACAACTTCTATTTTGTGAAAGATGGCTTGAACAGTCACAAGCCACTGGTGCCAATCACATTCGGCGAGTTCAAGTACAAAGTCCAGAACGAAGCGGCTGAAAATGTCGGAGCAAACGATCTCCGGGGATTCTACGAGGAGTTTCTCAAACACCTTGAGCATCCCTCTGCAGGTATCGCGGATGCCTTGCAAGTATTCGGTGTGAATAAAACCACCGCAGACACCGTAGAGCGCTACCTGGACAACCCATTCAGTGCTCTGTTGGTTGACTTGAATACAAACAATCAGCTTGGCAAGGTATTCGGTCTCGACAAGTCGACGCTGGACGCAGAGCTCAAAAACGTCGGTGATTTCGCACAGGGATTCATCCCTGCCTATGGCCAAGCCAGAATGCTGTCTTCGCTGCTGGCCAAAGCGCTTCGAAATGAGGCGCTGTCTGTTCAGGAGACAAGGGACCTGGCAGATGGGCTTGCGTTGAAACCGAACAGCCCCGCGAGGAAAAACCTGCCCGAGTCTAAACCGTCACTCAAGTCGAACAGCCCCACGTCAGCAACGCCTGCGACCCAGCCAATAAAAGAACCCGTCAGCGCCGTACCCGGTCCGGGGCCCACTGCCGACGAAGTCAATCGTCTGCGCCCGTCACAGTGGCTCGATATCAGCAACCACGCCGTCGTGGAGGGAGAACAACTGATCTCGGGGGCTCATGCCAACGTCAAAGGCATGTATCAAGTAAAAGGACGTGATGGTGCAGACAGGTGGTTTATCCGTTTGACCGATGCTGAAGACATCAGCCGTATCTATGAGATCGACGGTAGGTTCAAACTCAGTGACGGGTATGCCCGCATTATTGATCCCGAGACGAGAAAGCCTGTGATGACGGTGCACTCCACCCAGGACGGCGCCTGGGAGCCGATCAACGGACCGGGAGGAATAAGGTGGCCATGGTGGTCAAGAGGTTCGGCGGAGCAAAGTTTTGACCCCGCCGCGTACGACTACCCTGCACAGGGAGAAGCATCAACGTCGAGGACAAACGAGAAAATCGACAAGCGAATGAAGCAGGACGCTGACACCTTCCATAAAAAGGCCAAGACCAAGGAGCGCCCCGCTCACTCGGATATCCCGGGCAATGCGTCAATGTCAGAGGTCGTCAATACCGTCTACCAGAAATCCCTCGGCATGATTATTGGCGAAGACCATTCCCAATCTGCCGGTCTGCGACTGCTGATCGATAATGCAGCCGAGTTTGAGAGAAACAATGTCTCCACACTGTACTCGGAAGGGTTCGAGCATTCGTTGCAGCCCGATCTGGACAGGTTTTTCGAAACCGGTGAATTTTCAGCCGCGCTAAGATCGAATTTGCGATTGATTGACCGCGCCCACAGTACACACGGGGCATACACCAATCGAGAGCTTCTGTTGACCATGCGAGCGCATGGTGTTCGAGTCAAAGCGATTGATGTGCCTTCAGTAGAACCGAAGTCCACACGTCTCAAAAACATGAACTACTACGCAACCAAACTGATCGAGCACGACCAAGCCGCGAACCCGCAGTCCAAATGGGTTGCAAGAGTCGGCAGCGACCATGTGTTCACCTATGACGGCGAACCTGCGATTCGAGGCATATCTCAGTTGACAGGCGCCACCGGGGTTAGTGTCGACGATGCAATCCCCGGCAAGGGCCCCTCGCTTATTCAATCCCGAGACAAGACAGAACTCTACATTGACCTGTAA
- the cydB gene encoding cytochrome d ubiquinol oxidase subunit II, giving the protein MGIDLPLIWAVIIIFGIMMYVVMDGFDLGIGILFPFIPGKTDRDVMMNTVAPVWDGNETWLVLGGAALFGAFPLAYSVVLSALYLPLILMLVGLIFRGVAFEFRFKAKDHKRHLWDKAFIGGSLAATFFQGVALGAFIDGIPVVNRQFAGGSLDWLTPFTMFCGVALIVAYALLGCTWLIMKTEGPLQEKMHNLARPLAFVVLAVIGIVSLWTPLSHPEIASRWFTLPNLFWFLPVPILVLVTMYGLIRAVARNAHYTPFLLTLVLIFLGYSGLGISLWPNIIPPSVSIWDAAAPPQSQGFMLVGTLFIIPFILGYTFWSYYVFRGKVTHEDGYH; this is encoded by the coding sequence ATGGGTATTGATCTTCCGCTGATCTGGGCCGTGATCATCATCTTCGGCATCATGATGTACGTGGTCATGGACGGCTTCGACCTGGGCATCGGCATCCTCTTCCCGTTTATCCCGGGCAAGACCGACCGTGACGTGATGATGAACACCGTGGCCCCGGTCTGGGACGGTAACGAAACCTGGCTGGTGCTGGGCGGCGCGGCGTTGTTCGGCGCGTTCCCGCTGGCCTATTCGGTGGTGTTGTCGGCCCTGTACCTGCCGCTGATCCTGATGCTGGTGGGGCTGATCTTTCGTGGCGTGGCCTTCGAGTTCCGCTTCAAAGCCAAGGACCACAAGCGTCACCTGTGGGACAAGGCGTTTATCGGTGGTTCGCTGGCGGCCACGTTCTTTCAGGGCGTGGCGCTGGGGGCGTTTATCGACGGGATCCCGGTGGTCAATCGCCAGTTTGCCGGCGGCTCGCTGGACTGGCTCACGCCGTTCACGATGTTCTGCGGCGTGGCGCTGATCGTGGCCTATGCCTTGCTGGGTTGCACCTGGCTGATCATGAAAACCGAAGGCCCGTTGCAGGAGAAGATGCACAACCTGGCGCGGCCATTGGCCTTCGTGGTGTTGGCCGTGATCGGCATCGTGAGTCTCTGGACGCCGCTGTCGCACCCGGAAATCGCCTCGCGCTGGTTCACCCTGCCGAACCTGTTCTGGTTCCTGCCGGTACCGATCCTGGTGCTGGTGACCATGTACGGGTTGATCCGCGCCGTGGCGCGGAATGCCCACTACACGCCGTTCCTGCTGACGCTGGTGCTGATCTTCCTCGGCTACAGCGGCCTGGGGATCAGCCTGTGGCCGAACATCATCCCGCCATCCGTGTCGATCTGGGATGCCGCTGCGCCGCCGCAGAGCCAAGGCTTCATGCTGGTGGGCACCTTGTTCATCATTCCGTTCATCCTGGGCTACACCTTCTGGAGCTACTACGTGTTCCGCGGCAAGGTCACCCACGAAGACGGCTATCACTAG
- a CDS encoding DUF2474 domain-containing protein, translated as MSGKPTLHEIEQAEKQPLWRRLGWLAMIWTGSVLALFVVASLMRMFMNAAGLTTH; from the coding sequence ATGTCCGGCAAACCTACGTTGCACGAGATCGAACAGGCCGAGAAACAGCCGCTGTGGCGGCGCCTCGGCTGGTTGGCGATGATCTGGACCGGCAGTGTGCTGGCCCTGTTCGTGGTGGCCAGCCTGATGCGCATGTTCATGAATGCGGCCGGCCTGACCACCCACTGA
- a CDS encoding MFS transporter, with product MPSEPTLLLRHHRPFIAFWLARIFTASGFQMLTVAIGWNLYQLTGNVLDLGLVGLVEFVPRVLFMLHTGHVADRYERRKVAAICQTVQALIALSLAIGGLTGNVTREMIFILAFLLGAARSFEMPTTQALLPSIVPSALFPRAVASSQSAQQLATIVAPALGGLLYAFGSVWVYGPTVALYLIACVLTLNLPARQTPLNKGKATLDSLLAGIRFIRSRPDILGAISLDLFAVLLGGATALLPVFAKDILLTGAWGLGLLRSAPAVGALLMSLWLARFSVDRQVGRVMFTAVGVFGVATIAFGLSTSFWFSLAVLVVLGAADMISMVIRASFVQLETPDEMRGRVSAVNGLFIGASNQLGEFESGITAHWFGTVPAVVMGGIGTLVVTGVWIKLFPTLANRDRMHVPVEEKST from the coding sequence ATGCCCAGTGAACCCACGTTGCTGTTACGTCACCACCGCCCTTTCATTGCGTTCTGGCTGGCACGGATCTTCACCGCCAGCGGCTTCCAGATGCTTACCGTGGCCATTGGTTGGAACCTCTACCAACTCACCGGCAACGTGCTCGACCTGGGGCTGGTCGGTCTGGTGGAGTTCGTGCCGCGCGTGCTGTTCATGCTGCACACCGGGCATGTGGCCGACCGCTATGAGCGACGCAAAGTCGCGGCCATCTGCCAGACCGTGCAGGCGCTGATTGCCCTTTCCCTGGCCATCGGCGGCCTCACCGGCAACGTGACCCGCGAGATGATCTTTATCCTCGCCTTCCTGCTCGGCGCCGCGCGCTCGTTTGAAATGCCCACCACCCAGGCCCTGCTGCCGAGCATCGTGCCCAGTGCGCTGTTCCCGCGTGCGGTGGCCTCGTCGCAGTCGGCCCAGCAACTGGCAACCATTGTCGCCCCGGCCCTCGGTGGTTTGCTATACGCCTTCGGCAGCGTCTGGGTGTATGGGCCCACGGTGGCGCTGTACCTCATTGCCTGTGTGCTGACCCTCAACCTGCCCGCCCGCCAGACCCCGCTCAACAAAGGCAAGGCCACCCTCGATTCACTGCTGGCCGGCATCCGCTTTATCCGCAGTCGCCCGGACATCCTCGGGGCGATTTCCCTCGACCTGTTCGCCGTGCTGCTGGGCGGCGCCACCGCGTTGCTGCCGGTGTTCGCCAAGGACATCCTGCTGACCGGCGCCTGGGGCCTGGGCCTGTTGCGCTCGGCGCCGGCGGTGGGCGCGTTGTTGATGTCGTTGTGGCTGGCGCGCTTTTCGGTAGATCGGCAGGTGGGCCGGGTGATGTTCACCGCCGTCGGCGTATTCGGCGTGGCAACCATCGCCTTCGGCCTGTCCACCTCGTTCTGGTTTTCCCTGGCGGTGCTGGTGGTGCTGGGCGCGGCGGACATGATCAGCATGGTGATCCGTGCGTCCTTCGTGCAGTTGGAGACGCCGGATGAAATGCGCGGGCGGGTCAGTGCGGTCAATGGTCTGTTTATCGGCGCGTCCAACCAATTGGGCGAGTTCGAATCGGGGATTACCGCCCATTGGTTCGGCACCGTGCCCGCCGTGGTCATGGGCGGGATCGGTACGCTGGTGGTGACCGGGGTGTGGATCAAACTGTTCCCGACCCTGGCGAATCGGGATCGTATGCATGTGCCGGTGGAAGAGAAAAGCACTTAG
- a CDS encoding methyltransferase, whose translation MPLLDSPFAQLDLIRQPEQHNDPLQAFDAADEYLLSYLAEQQPSAATRVLVLNDSFGALAASLEGRVQVTSSGDSFLAALGLDKNLVRNGKAFDAVPFIPASEVPSGPFDRVLIRVPKTLALLEEQLIRLQGQLAPGAEVIAAAMVKHLPRAAGELLERYIGPMHASLAVKKARLLIATLADRPTAVSPYPTRYTLDAPAIELLNHANVFCREGLDIGTRAFLPHLPDNLGSARVADLGCGNGVLAIASALQNPDAQYTLVDESYMAVQSALENWHAALGDREVTVRAGDGLAGQEPDSLDVVLCNPPFHQQQVVGDFLAWRMFQQAREALVVGGALYIVGNRHLGYHSKLARLFRGVEQVAATPKFVILKARK comes from the coding sequence ATGCCCCTGCTCGACAGCCCCTTCGCCCAGCTCGATCTGATCCGCCAGCCAGAGCAACATAACGATCCGCTGCAAGCCTTCGACGCCGCCGACGAGTACCTGCTCAGCTACCTGGCTGAACAGCAACCGAGCGCTGCGACCCGCGTGCTGGTGCTCAATGACAGCTTCGGCGCCCTGGCTGCGAGCCTGGAAGGCCGGGTGCAGGTGACCTCCAGCGGCGACTCGTTCCTGGCCGCCCTGGGCCTGGATAAAAACCTGGTGCGCAATGGCAAGGCCTTTGACGCCGTGCCGTTCATCCCCGCCAGCGAGGTGCCCAGCGGGCCGTTCGACCGGGTGCTGATCCGCGTCCCCAAGACCCTGGCATTGCTGGAAGAACAACTGATCCGCCTGCAAGGCCAACTGGCGCCGGGTGCCGAAGTGATCGCCGCAGCGATGGTCAAGCACCTGCCCCGGGCGGCCGGTGAGTTGCTGGAGCGCTATATCGGGCCGATGCACGCCTCCCTGGCGGTGAAGAAGGCGCGGTTGCTGATCGCGACATTGGCCGACCGCCCCACGGCGGTCTCGCCCTACCCGACGCGCTACACCCTGGACGCGCCGGCTATCGAACTGCTCAACCATGCCAACGTGTTCTGCCGTGAAGGCCTGGACATCGGCACCCGCGCCTTCCTGCCGCACCTGCCCGACAACCTGGGCAGTGCCCGCGTGGCGGACCTGGGTTGCGGCAACGGGGTATTGGCGATTGCCAGCGCCCTGCAAAACCCCGACGCCCAGTACACCTTGGTGGACGAGTCCTATATGGCCGTGCAATCGGCCCTTGAGAACTGGCACGCCGCCCTCGGCGATCGGGAGGTGACAGTACGCGCCGGCGACGGCCTGGCCGGCCAGGAGCCGGACTCCCTCGACGTTGTGCTGTGCAACCCGCCGTTCCACCAGCAGCAGGTGGTCGGCGACTTCCTCGCCTGGCGCATGTTCCAGCAGGCGCGGGAGGCATTGGTGGTCGGCGGCGCCCTGTATATCGTCGGCAACCGTCACCTGGGTTATCACAGCAAGTTGGCGCGCTTGTTCCGTGGCGTAGAGCAGGTCGCTGCCACGCCCAAGTTCGTGATTCTCAAAGCGCGCAAATAA
- a CDS encoding FAD binding domain-containing protein → MNPFQYSKPADVHAAVHLSSAASRFIAGGTNLLDLMKENISRPEHLIDITGLPLNEIEQTAEGGLRIGALVSNADLAWHPLIEQRYPLLSQAILAGASPQLRNMASTGGNLLQRTRCYYFYDATVPCNKREPGSGCPARTGLNRIHAILGASEQCVATHPSDMCVALAALEARVHVEGRGGARIIEFADFHRLPGDAPQRDNQLADDELITAIELPADHLARHSHYLKIRDRASYAFALVSVAAALELDGDRIVDARLALGGVAHKPWRDRAVEASLIGQVVSRETFSNAADAMLQDAEPLEHNGFKIKLARRAIIRALSDAAVAGDRP, encoded by the coding sequence ATGAATCCCTTCCAGTACAGCAAACCGGCGGATGTCCACGCAGCCGTGCACCTGAGCAGCGCCGCGTCGCGCTTTATTGCCGGCGGCACCAACCTGCTGGACTTGATGAAAGAAAACATCAGCCGCCCCGAGCACCTGATCGATATCACCGGCCTGCCGCTCAATGAGATTGAACAAACCGCCGAGGGTGGCCTGCGCATCGGCGCGCTGGTGAGCAATGCCGACCTGGCCTGGCACCCGCTGATCGAACAGCGTTACCCGTTGCTGTCCCAGGCGATCCTTGCCGGTGCTTCGCCGCAACTGCGCAATATGGCCAGTACCGGCGGCAACCTGTTGCAGCGCACCCGTTGCTACTACTTCTATGACGCTACCGTGCCCTGCAACAAGCGTGAGCCCGGCAGCGGCTGCCCGGCGCGCACTGGGTTGAACCGTATCCATGCGATCCTTGGCGCCAGCGAACAGTGCGTGGCCACTCACCCTTCGGACATGTGCGTGGCCCTGGCGGCGCTGGAGGCGCGGGTGCATGTCGAAGGCCGAGGCGGCGCGCGGATTATCGAGTTTGCCGACTTCCACCGCCTGCCCGGTGATGCGCCGCAACGCGACAACCAACTGGCCGACGATGAGCTGATCACCGCCATCGAATTGCCCGCCGACCACCTGGCCCGTCACAGCCATTACCTGAAAATCCGCGACCGCGCGTCTTACGCGTTTGCCTTGGTTTCGGTGGCCGCCGCTCTCGAGTTGGACGGCGATCGAATCGTCGACGCGCGCCTGGCCCTCGGCGGCGTGGCCCATAAACCCTGGCGTGACCGTGCGGTGGAAGCCTCGTTGATCGGCCAAGTGGTCAGCCGCGAAACCTTCAGCAATGCCGCCGACGCGATGCTGCAAGATGCCGAGCCGCTGGAACACAACGGCTTCAAGATCAAGCTGGCGCGCCGCGCAATCATCCGTGCCCTGAGCGACGCCGCCGTCGCAGGAGATCGCCCATGA
- a CDS encoding xanthine dehydrogenase family protein molybdopterin-binding subunit, producing the protein MTAIGKPLDRVDGLLKVTGQARYAGEFPEDGLLHGSVVSSTIAKGRVLAIDASRALALPGVVAVIHHLNRPTIARYDDAFQDDDAADGSPFRPLYNDRVLYSGQPLALVIADNLELARHAGSLVAIDYAREDFETDLLAQQEQAHASPQAPPKPRGNFQAEWAAAAVSLDLHYSTPIEHHNPMEPHASTVLYQPDGTLHIHDKTQGPQNCQAYVQDVFGLDKSQVRIFAAFVGGAFGSGLRPQYQLPLAVMASLALKRSVRVTLTRQQMFTFGYRPRTLQRLQMGAAANGRLLALGHTAIGQTSRFEDFSEHVVEWGGMLYHCDNVQLTYKLVPLDVFTPLDMRAPGAALGVIGVECAMDELASALGMDPVQLRLVNYAERNQNEDKPWSSKALRECYSEGAERFGWSQRNPEPRSMRDGCQLIGWGMAGGVWEAMQMKASAKARIDAEGKLTVSSATTDIGTGTYTVMTQIAAQASGVAVEDVVFLLGDSSLPTAPLQGGSFTVSSVGTAVQQACEALSARLLTIARQTYPVFKDAESVRFEDGQLHTGDVSVSLAQLVKDSGDESVEVQVDSEPDKKREGYATATHSAVFVEVRVDEDLGTIKVSRVVSAIAAGRVVNPKMARSQILGGVVWGIGMALHEETQIDHQLGRYMNHSLAEYHIPVNADIGEIDVVFVEEHDEIVNALGSKGVGEIGIVGVAAAVANAVYHATGKRVREFPITLDKVL; encoded by the coding sequence ATGACCGCTATTGGCAAACCCCTGGACCGTGTCGACGGTCTGCTCAAGGTCACCGGCCAGGCGCGTTATGCCGGTGAGTTTCCCGAGGACGGCCTGCTCCACGGCAGTGTGGTGTCCAGCACCATCGCCAAGGGCCGTGTGCTGGCGATCGATGCGTCCAGGGCACTGGCCCTGCCGGGCGTGGTGGCGGTTATCCATCACCTCAACCGGCCGACAATCGCCCGTTACGACGATGCCTTCCAGGATGACGATGCGGCGGACGGCTCACCGTTTCGCCCGCTGTATAACGACCGTGTGCTGTACAGCGGCCAGCCCCTGGCCCTGGTGATCGCCGACAACCTTGAACTGGCGCGACATGCCGGCTCGCTGGTAGCGATCGACTACGCACGGGAAGACTTCGAGACCGACCTGCTCGCCCAGCAGGAACAGGCCCATGCTTCACCGCAGGCGCCGCCCAAGCCGCGTGGCAATTTCCAGGCCGAGTGGGCCGCTGCCGCCGTCAGCCTCGACCTGCACTACAGCACCCCCATCGAACACCACAACCCCATGGAACCCCACGCCAGCACCGTGCTGTATCAGCCGGACGGCACCTTGCATATTCATGACAAGACCCAGGGCCCGCAGAACTGCCAGGCCTATGTGCAAGACGTGTTCGGCCTGGATAAAAGCCAGGTGCGGATCTTCGCCGCATTCGTCGGCGGCGCGTTCGGCTCGGGCTTGCGCCCGCAGTATCAATTGCCGCTGGCGGTGATGGCGTCCCTGGCGCTCAAGCGCTCGGTGCGCGTCACCCTGACCCGCCAGCAGATGTTCACCTTCGGCTACCGCCCGCGCACCTTGCAGCGTTTGCAGATGGGCGCCGCCGCCAATGGTCGCCTGCTGGCATTGGGGCATACGGCGATTGGCCAGACCTCGCGCTTCGAAGACTTCAGCGAGCACGTGGTGGAGTGGGGCGGCATGCTCTATCACTGCGACAACGTGCAACTGACCTACAAACTGGTGCCGCTGGATGTATTCACGCCCCTGGACATGCGCGCGCCCGGCGCTGCCTTGGGCGTGATCGGCGTGGAGTGCGCCATGGACGAATTGGCCAGCGCCTTGGGCATGGACCCGGTGCAACTGCGGCTGGTCAACTACGCCGAGCGCAACCAGAACGAAGACAAACCCTGGTCGAGCAAGGCCCTGCGCGAGTGTTACAGCGAAGGTGCCGAGCGCTTCGGCTGGAGCCAGCGCAACCCGGAACCGCGCAGCATGCGCGACGGCTGCCAGTTGATCGGCTGGGGCATGGCCGGTGGCGTGTGGGAGGCCATGCAGATGAAGGCCAGCGCCAAGGCGCGCATCGACGCCGAGGGCAAGCTGACCGTCAGCAGTGCGACCACGGACATCGGCACCGGCACCTACACGGTGATGACCCAGATCGCGGCGCAGGCCAGTGGCGTGGCGGTTGAGGACGTGGTGTTCCTGCTCGGCGACTCTTCATTGCCCACCGCGCCGCTGCAAGGCGGCTCGTTCACTGTGTCGTCCGTCGGCACCGCCGTGCAGCAAGCCTGCGAAGCGTTGAGCGCCAGGCTGCTGACCATCGCCCGGCAGACTTACCCGGTGTTCAAGGATGCCGAGTCCGTGCGTTTTGAAGACGGCCAACTGCACACCGGCGACGTGAGCGTGTCGTTGGCACAGCTGGTCAAGGACAGCGGTGACGAGAGCGTGGAAGTCCAGGTCGACAGCGAGCCGGACAAAAAGCGCGAGGGCTACGCCACCGCGACCCATTCGGCGGTGTTCGTCGAAGTGCGGGTGGATGAAGACTTGGGCACGATCAAGGTCAGCCGCGTGGTCAGCGCCATTGCGGCCGGGCGGGTGGTCAACCCGAAGATGGCCCGCAGCCAGATCCTCGGCGGGGTGGTGTGGGGCATTGGCATGGCCCTGCATGAGGAGACCCAGATCGACCATCAGTTGGGTCGCTACATGAACCACAGCCTGGCCGAGTACCACATCCCGGTAAATGCCGATATCGGCGAGATTGACGTAGTGTTTGTCGAGGAACATGACGAGATCGTCAACGCCCTTGGGTCCAAGGGCGTGGGAGAGATCGGCATTGTCGGGGTGGCGGCGGCGGTGGCGAATGCGGTCTACCATGCCACCGGCAAGCGGGTGCGAGAGTTTCCGATCACCCTGGATAAGGTGCTCTAG
- a CDS encoding cytochrome ubiquinol oxidase subunit I has translation MFGLEALDLARIQFAFTISFHILFPAITIGLASYLAVLEGLWLKTHNDTYRDLYHFWSKIFAVNFGMGVVSGLVMAYQFGTNWSRFSDFAGAVTGPLLTYEVLTAFFLEAGFLGVMLFGWNKVGRKLHFFSTVMVAVGTLISTFWILASNSWMQTPQGFEIIDGRVIPTDWLAVIFNPSFPYRLMHMATAAFVATAFFVGSSAAWHLLRGKDNPAIRKMLSMAMWMALIVAPIQAVIGDFHGLNTLEHQPAKIAAIEGHWENKGNEPTPLILFGWPDMKAEKTKYAVEIPYLGSLILTHSLDKQVPALKEFPPEDRPNSTIVFWSFRVMVGLGFLMIFTGLFSLWLRRGDKMYTSRPFLYLALWMGPSGLIAILAGWFTTEIGRQPWVVYGLMRTADASSGHSLAQMTITLVLFVVVYFALFGAGLGYMMRLVRKGPVTHEGTEPTHGGPGQKRTPARPLSAADDGSDDDHAHIQHKGN, from the coding sequence ATGTTCGGTTTGGAGGCGCTAGATCTCGCCCGAATTCAGTTCGCGTTCACCATCTCATTCCACATCCTGTTCCCGGCGATCACCATCGGCCTGGCCAGTTACCTCGCGGTGCTGGAAGGCTTGTGGCTCAAGACCCATAACGATACCTACCGTGACCTCTACCATTTCTGGTCGAAGATCTTTGCCGTCAACTTCGGCATGGGCGTGGTCTCCGGTCTGGTCATGGCCTACCAGTTCGGCACCAACTGGAGCCGCTTCTCGGACTTCGCCGGCGCCGTGACCGGGCCGCTCCTGACGTACGAAGTGCTTACGGCCTTCTTCCTGGAAGCCGGTTTCCTCGGCGTGATGCTGTTCGGCTGGAACAAGGTGGGGCGCAAGCTGCACTTCTTCTCTACCGTGATGGTGGCCGTCGGTACGTTGATCTCGACCTTCTGGATCCTGGCGTCTAACAGCTGGATGCAGACGCCGCAAGGCTTTGAAATCATCGACGGCCGCGTGATTCCTACCGATTGGCTGGCGGTGATCTTCAACCCGTCGTTCCCTTACCGCCTGATGCACATGGCGACGGCGGCGTTCGTGGCCACCGCGTTCTTTGTCGGCTCCTCGGCGGCCTGGCACTTGCTGCGCGGCAAGGACAACCCGGCGATCCGCAAAATGTTGTCGATGGCGATGTGGATGGCCCTGATCGTGGCGCCTATCCAGGCGGTGATCGGCGACTTCCATGGCCTCAACACCCTCGAGCACCAGCCGGCGAAAATTGCCGCGATTGAAGGCCACTGGGAAAACAAAGGCAATGAGCCAACGCCGCTGATCCTGTTTGGCTGGCCGGACATGAAGGCCGAAAAAACCAAGTATGCGGTGGAGATTCCGTACCTGGGCAGCCTGATCCTGACCCACTCCCTGGACAAACAGGTGCCAGCGCTCAAGGAATTCCCGCCGGAAGACCGGCCGAATTCGACCATCGTATTCTGGTCGTTCCGGGTCATGGTCGGCCTGGGTTTCCTGATGATCTTCACCGGCCTGTTCAGCCTCTGGCTGCGCCGGGGCGACAAGATGTACACGTCCAGGCCGTTCCTGTACCTGGCGCTGTGGATGGGGCCGTCTGGCCTGATCGCGATTCTCGCCGGTTGGTTCACCACTGAAATCGGCCGCCAGCCGTGGGTGGTCTACGGGTTGATGCGCACGGCGGATGCTTCTTCCGGGCATAGCCTGGCGCAGATGACGATCACCCTGGTGTTGTTCGTGGTGGTGTACTTCGCGCTGTTCGGCGCCGGCCTGGGCTACATGATGCGCCTGGTGCGCAAAGGCCCGGTGACCCACGAAGGCACGGAACCGACCCACGGTGGCCCTGGCCAGAAACGCACACCGGCCCGTCCGTTGTCCGCCGCCGATGATGGCAGCGATGACGACCACGCCCACATCCAGCACAAGGGGAATTGA